A stretch of DNA from Variovorax paradoxus:
CGATCAACCCCGCCCTCGCGCACGGCATCGCGCACGAAGTCGGTTCGATCGAAGTCGGCAAGTGGGCCGACCTCGTGGTCTGGAAGCCGGCCTTCTTCGGCGTGAAGCCCTTCACCATCATCAAGGGCGGTACCATCGCCATGGCCGCGATGGGTGACCCCAGCGCGTCGATCCCCACGCCGCAGCCGGTGCACTTCCGCCCGATGTTCGGCGCCTACGGCGGCTCGCTCGCCAAAAGCTCGCTGACCTTCGTCTCGCAGGCCGGACTGGCCGCGGGCATCAAGGAGCGCTACGGCCTGAGCAAGCACCTCAGCGCGGTGAAGAACATCCGCAACGTGCGCAAGCAGGACCTGATCCACAACGGCTACACGCCGAAGATGGAGATCGACGCGCAGACCTACGCGGTGCGCGCCGACGGGCACCTGCTGACCTGCGAGCCGGCGAAGGTGCTGCCGATGGCGCAGCGGTACTTTCTGTTCTGAATGTCAGGCGTGTTGCGACACCACGCGATCGCGAATCCATTGGGCGAAAGTTTCCTCCTCGACCTCGCCCGCAGCGAGGGCGAGCACCTGGAGCACGCACTCCTCGTCCGAGGCAGTGAACTCGAATCCGTTGAGATCGAGAAACACCTCCATCGCCACGAATGCCGTCCGCTTGTTGCCATCCACGAAGGGATGGTTGCGCGCGATGCCAAACGCGTAGCAGGCGGCCAGCGCCGCGGCATCGGGGGATTCGTACAGCGCCCGATGCTGAGGACGGCCCATCGCGGAAGCGAGCATGCCTTCGTCGCGAATTCCCGCGGGCCCGCCGTGTTCGGCGAGCTGTTCCTCGTGCACCAACGCCATGAGTTTGGCGCTGAGCCACATCCAAGGCTGGTTGGCGGCCG
This window harbors:
- a CDS encoding type II toxin-antitoxin system death-on-curing family toxin; this encodes MTAANQPWMWLSAKLMALVHEEQLAEHGGPAGIRDEGMLASAMGRPQHRALYESPDAAALAACYAFGIARNHPFVDGNKRTAFVAMEVFLDLNGFEFTASDEECVLQVLALAAGEVEEETFAQWIRDRVVSQHA